AGAAGGTTCGGTTGGTGCCAGCGGTGATTTAACCCCGCTTTCCTATATTGCTGCCGCCCTTGTTGGTGAACGCGAGGTTATGATGGGGGGCGAACGCCTGCCCGCAGATGCCGCCCTGCAAAAGGCCGGTTTGCAGCCCTTAACCCTGCGCCCGAAAGAGGCACTGGCGATTATGAATGGCACATCGGTCATGACGGCCCTGATGTGCCAGGCCTTTATGCGCGCCCAGTATTTATGCCAGATCAGCACACGCATCACCGCCCTTGCCACCATTGCCCTGCATGGCAACCCGGCACATTTTGATGCACGCCTGTTTGCCGCAAAACCCCATCCCGGCCAGGCCCGAATTGCCGCCAATATTGCCAGCGACCTTGCAATGCTGGGGGATGGTTATCAGCCTGCCCGCCTGCAGGACCGATATTCCATTCGCTGCGCGCCACATGTTATTGGCGTTCTGGCCGATATGATGCCAACTTTCCGCACAACGCTGGAAACCGAACTTAACAGCGCCAATGACAACCCGCTGATTGATATCGAGGATGAAACCATCCTGCATGGCGGGCATTTTTATGGGGGCCATGTGGCCTTTGTGGCCGATGGCATGAAAACCCTGATCGCCAATATCGCCGATCTGATGGACCGGCAAATGGCGCTTCTGGTGGATACAAAATTCAATCACGGTCTGCCATCGAACCTGTCGGGGTCCAGCACGGATCGGGCATCGATCAATCACGGGTTAAAGGCGGTGCAGATCGGCGTTTCCGCCTGGACGGCCGAGGCCCTTAAAAACACCATGCCAGCCAGTGTTTTTTCACGGTCAACCGAATGCCATAACCAGGATAAGGTCAGCATGGGCACCATTGCCGCGCGCGACTGCCTGCGTGTTTTGCAATTGACCGAACAGGTCGCCGCCGCCCTGCTGATTACGGTGCGCCAGGCCATGGTTTTACGCCTGGAACAGGGCAGCATCACCCGCGACCAGTTGGGCGATGATATTGCCGCCTTTCTTGATGATCTGGGCAGGGACATTGCCTTTATCGATGAAGACCGCCCGCTTGAAGGAACCCTGCGCCATTTGGTAGCACGGATTGGTGCGCGCCACTGGCCGCTTTACAGCGAAGGCAGCGCAGAAAAATGATCAGCGCCAGTGTTACCGAAACCATCCAGTTTTATCACCTCGACCCGATGAATGTGGTTTGGCACGGCAATTATGTGCAGTTCTTTGAACAGGCCCGCTGTGCGCTGCTGGATCTGATTGATTACAACTACCCGCAAATGGATGCATCGGGCTATGTGTGGCCGGTGGTGGATATGCGGGTAAAATATGTGCGCCCCTGCCGATTTGGGCAAAAAATTCAAATCACTGCCACATTGATCGAATATGAAAACAGACTGAAAATCAGTTACCTGATCACCGATGCCCAAACTGGCGAAAAGCTGACCAAGGGTTTCACCATTCAGGTCGCTGTCGAAAAGGCCAGCGGCGAAATGCTGTTTCGCAGCCCCGACTTTCTGATCGACAAGCTGGAGACGATGAATTGACCCTTGCCCGTTTCGTGCGTTCCCTGCTGTTGGCTGGTTTTATTGGCACCTGTGCTATTGTGCCCGTGGCGGCATCGGCCCGGCCCGGTGCTGTTGCACTGGAAAAGGGGCAATACCTTGCCGGGGATTTCACCCTGAACCGGCATTTGGCAGGGTTTGACGGCGGCCTTGAATCAACGGGCGAATTTACCCTGGTTCCGGGCAGCGGCCTGATCTGGCAAACGACCAATCCCTTTCCCGGCACCACCATTTTGGGGCCTGCCGGCATCACCAATATTGATGCCGAAGGCGAAAAAAGCCAGGTAGCCGCTGGAAACGCGCAGTTTGGCGTATTTGTTGATCTGATTTCATCGGTTCTGGAAGGCAATTGGGCCGCCCTTGAAAACCGGTTCCATGTTGAATTTTCCAAGCCGGATCAATCGCCCTGGCAGGTTCGCCTGACGCCCTTTGGCGAAAGCGCGATTGGCGGGCAGATTACCGATATTATTGCGACCGGCACCAATTTTGTCGAACAGGTCCGCCTGAACAAACCCGGCGGTGATTTTGATGACATCACCCTTGCCCGCCAGCAGGCAAAATCCCTGCCGCTTCCGGCGGATAAGGCATCGCTTCTGCCGGGAACCGGCACAAAATGACAGGTCGCCACGCAACAGCCTGGATCATTTGCCTTGTGATGGCCGCAGCATGGTGTGCCTGGCAAATTGGTGGCGGGCATACCCGCATCGATGCCGATTTTATTTCCCTGATCGGGCAGGAAAACCCCGATGATGGCGATAAATTTGATGATATCGACAATGTGCGCCATGTCCTGTCGCAAGATTCCCGCCGGGCTATTTTCATGGTTTCGGCCCCCACCCGCGACCGCGCCATAAATGGTGCCACCGATCTTGCCGGGCGGCTTTCATGGATCAATGGCACGGAAAAGGTCACAACACCGGATGACCAGGCCGGGCGCCTGCCCGAATTGCTGGCGTTTTTCCAGCCCCATGCAGCGGCCCTTCTTTCCCCGCAGGATCGCAAAAACCTTGAAGACGGCCAGGGTGGCAAAATTTACCGTCGTGCCCTGCAAAACATTTATTCGCCCACCAGCACGGTTAATGCCCGTTCCCTGAAACAGGACCCGTTTTCGTTGCTGCCGCAATATTTGGGGACGATGGCGGGCTATTTGGGTGAAGGTGGCGGCGTGGTGGAAAATGATGGCCGTTATTATGTGCCGGTTATTGCATCGCTGGACCCGCGCCTTGCCGGGTCGGACCGCGATGCCCAATGGGTTGCCGATGCCAACCGTGCCGCAGACAGCCTGGATAAGGCCGCCGATATTGATGTAATGCGCACGGGCCAGGTGTTTTTTGCCGCCGCCGAAGCCACCCATGCAAAAACCGATGTGCAGCGCATTGCCCTTTTGGCGACCAGCGGCATTGTTTTCATGGTTGGGCTGGTCTTTTTTTCGTGGGGGCCTTTACTGGCGGCACTGATAACGGTGGGCAGCGGCATTTTGGCCGGGATTACGGCGGTAACCATCATTTTCGGCACCGTCCATGCCATTGCCCTGGTTTTTGGCGCCAGCCTGATTGGTATTGCCGTTGATTATGCCCTTCATTATGTCAGCATTGATCCGGCACGCGGCAGCGCCCGGCAGCGCTTGCGCCTGATTTTACCGGGCCTGACATTGGGGCTGATTACTTCGGTTGTCGGTTTTGCCGCCTTATCGATCAGCCCGACGCTGCTGCTGACCCAAATTGCCATTTATTCGGTTGCCGGGCTGATTGCCGCCTATTTGACCGTTATTTTCCTGCTGCCGTTTTTGCCTGTGCAGCCAGTGCGCAATTACCTGCCCATTCGCCGGTCTGTTGCGGCACTGCGTTATGCGCAATATCGCATTACCCCGCCAACATGGGGGCGGCTGTCGCTGGTTGTGGTGATCTTGGCGGGCTTTGCGGGCAGCAGCCTTTTTATCACCAGCAATGACAGCATCCGAAGCCTTGGCCATGGCAATGCCAGCCTGATCGCACAAACCAAAACCATCCGCGATGTGATGGGGCTTGGTGCCAGCCCGATGTTTTTGCGCATTGATGGCAAAAATGCCGAAACCCGCCTGCAAACCGAAGAAAACCTGCGCAAAAAACTATCGCCGCTACTGGCAAGCGGGGCGCTTGATGGCATGGTTTCGCTGGCCGATATCATCCCGTCGCAAAAACGACAGGCCGAAAATATCGCACTGGTCAATAACCAGCTGTATGCCCCCTACGCCGCCCAACTGGCGCAAAATGTGCCTGTCACCATCACCCCACCGAACCAGGATAACACCCCCTACCTGCTGCCCGATGATGCCAGCCTGCGTGTTTTACCCGAACTGGCAAACCAGCAATCGGGTGATGGGGACCTTGTAAGGCTGCGCGGTGTGCAGGATGTGGCAGCGCTTAAATCCGCCCTGGCTGACATGGAAAACGTTCACCTGATTGACCCGGCCAGCGCGATTTCCGACCTGTTTGGCCGGTATCGCCATTGGGCCTATCTTGCGCTGGGTGTTGCCATGTTTGCCGCCCTGGTGCTGGCGGTTTTTCGGTATGGCCTGCGCGATGGCATTTGTGTTTTCGGGGCACCGGCCGGGGCAGTGTTATGCGCCCTGGCGGGCAGCTTTGCCCTGGATGTACCGCACAATTTTTTCACCACCATGGCGCTGTTTCTGGTTTTTGCCATTGGCGCGGATTACGTGCTGTTTCTTGCCGAAAGTCGGCACAGCACCCATGACGAAGATACCAGCCTGGCTGTGTTGCTGTCGCTGATCAGCAGTGTGCTGGCCTTTGGCCTGCTTGCCACCAGTTCCGTCCCGCTGGTGAGCGATATTGGCATTGTCATTGCCATTGGCCTGCTGGCAGCCTGGATATTGGCCCCTGTCATGGCCGGGCGACGCAGCATGAACCCGGCGGGTTACCCACCCCTTGGCATTGCCGGTAGCACACCCCAGCGTGGTGATATGATCGACGATATGGACGACATCGACGAGATGGATGACATGGATGATGGCGGCGCGTTTGACGGGCAAAGCAACAGCCAGAACCGCAATAATCCAAACCGGGGGCCGCACAATGGATCATTATGACATTGCCATTATCGGGGCCGGGCCAGCCGGGGCCGTTGCGGCAAAGTTCCTGCATGATGCGGGCCTGTCGGTGATTGTGCTGGAAGCAACGCATTTTCCACGTTTTGTCATTGGCGAAAGCCTGCTGCCTTTTTGCATGAATGTGCTGGAAAAATGCGGGCTAGCCGATACCGTAACGGCCAATGCTGCCAACCAGGCCTTTCAATATAAAAACGGGGCCGCCTTTGCCCGGGGTGACCAGCATTGCAGTATTGATTTTCATGACCGCTTTGAAAGCGATGGCTGGAGCACGACCTTTCAGGTCAAGCGCGACGCCTTTGACAAAACCCTGATTGATGCCGTTATCCATGCTGGTGTTACCGTTAAATTCGGGCATCGTGTGGTTGCGGCAAATCTTGACGAGGGTGATTGCACCCTGGGCTGGCAGGATGATAACGGCAATGCGGGCCATATCCATGTCGGGTTTGTTGTTGATGCCAGCGGGTATGGCCGGGTTATTCCCAAATTATTGGGGCAGGCCAACATCGCCACCATGCAGCCACGCCGCGCCCTGTTTACCCATATACGCGACAATATCACCGCGCCAGATTACGACCGCGATAAAATCCTGATTACGGTTCACCCGGAAAAGCACGATATCTGGTATTGGCTGATCCCCTTTGCCGATGGCACATCATCGCTTGGCGTGGTGTACCCGCTTGATGAAACGGCACCGCCAACCGGTGATGTAAACAGCACCGAAAACGATGCCGCGCTGTTTGACCGATTGCTGGGTGACACGGCATTGGGGCCGCTTTTGGCAAATGCCAGCCATACCCGGCCCCTTGCCGCGATTGCAAGTTACAGCACCGGCACCGAACGGCTTTATGGCGATGGTTATGTTTTATTGGGAAATTCGGCAGGTTTTCTGGATCCTGTCTTTTCCTCGGGCGTTACCATTGCACTATATTCCGCCGAACTGGCTGCCAATGCCCTGATCGCGCGACAAAAGGGGAATGATCCCGATTGGGAAAACAGCTTTGCCAAGCCACTTTCGGCCGGTATTGCCACGTTCAAATCCTATGTCGATGCATGGTATGATGGACGACTGCAGCAGATTATTTTTAATCAGCCCGACCGGGATTTGCAGTTAAAACGGATGGTGGTTTCGATTTTGGCCGGATATGCCTGGAATATGGAAAACCCGCTGGTCGCCAAGACAGACCGATATTTGAACCTGTTACACGAGTTAAGCCTGTGAAATTTGGTCCTGCCTTTATAATTGCCACTTCGCTGTTCACCGCGGCCTGCAGCGCACCGATGGAACTGCCCTTTGATATGGGTACCATCGATTTTTCCAATTCGCAGCAAAAGGAACATGCAAAACAGCATGAAGCCGCCCTGAATGCCGCCGATCCCGACCATATCGTGGCATTGAATGGCGACAATAATGCGCTGTTTGTCCTGCCTGAAATTCCCTGGCCGCTGGATGCCAACCGTGTTGATGTGATGCAGAAAGTTTATGCCACATGGCAAAATGGCCGGTCTGCCGATTTTCAGGCCCGTATCGGCCTGGAGCCGGGCCATGTGCGCATCGTGATGCTGGACCAGATGGGCCGTCGCGCCATGCAGGTGAACTGGAGCAGAACCGAGCTAACCTTTCAGCGTGCTGACTGGATGCCCGCCGGTTTTGACCCGGCACGGATGCTGGCCGATATCATGATGGTGTACTGGCCCACCGAAATGGTGCGCGATGCCCTGCCTGCCAACATGATGCTGGTGTCCAACCCCGACAATCGCGAGATTGCGATTATCGACGAAGACGGCAAATCCACGCCATACAGCACTGTCACCTACCCCGCCAAGGATCGCTGGGTGGGATCGGCAAGCCTGGATAACCTTCGGGATGGCTACCAGCTTGAAATCAATTCATCGCGGATTGGCACCCAATGACATCGCCTGTCCCATCCGGGGACAATAACAGGGCCGGAGCCGGAGCCGGAGCCGGAGCCGGGGCCACGACCGGCACCAGGCCGCGCCCGACCTGTTATCTGCATGCCATGGGCATGGTTTCGGCCCTTGGCATGACTGCAAATGAAGCACGGCAAACGCTGGCAGGCAACCGCAAGGCCAACATGGTGGCAAGCGATGCCTTTTTGCCAGACCGTACTGTAACCGTGGGTATGATCCCGCAAGAACCCGCTGCCCTGCCTGCCCATTTACACCACCATGATACCCGCAATAACCGCCTGTTATGGGCCGCGACCGAACAGATCGCCGATTGCATTGCCGAAACCATCACCCGTTTTGGCCGCACCCGCATTGCCGTTATTCTGGGTACCAGCACATCGGGCATTGATGAAGGTACGCAGTCCTACCGGGAATATCTGCACAAAGGGGCACTGCCCGAAGATTTCACCTATTCCGGCCAGGAAATTGGCGCCCCGGCGGATTTCCTGCGCGAAGCCCTTGATCTGGGTGGGCCAGCCTATGTGATTTCGACGGCCTGTTCATCCAGCGCCAAGGTTTTTTCAGCCGGGCAAAGGCTGCTGCGTGCCGGAATTTGTGATGCCGTGCTGGTGGGCGGGGTGGATAGCCTGTGCAGCCTGACAATTGCGGGTTTTGCCGCCCTGCAATCGGTGGCGGATGGTTTGTGCCGCCCCATGAGCGCGAACCGCGATGGCATCAATATTGGCGAAGGGGCCGCCATTTTCATGATGCGGCGCGATGCGGCCGACATTGCCCTGATGGGCGTTGGCGAAACATCGGATGCCCACCACCCCAACGCCCCGCACCCCAAAGGCACCGGCGCCCGTGCCGCGATGCAGGCCGCAATGAAACAGGCAGGCATGACACCGGCGGACATTGCCTATTTAAACATGCATGGCACGGCGACACCGTTAAATGACAGCATGGAATCCCTTGCCATTCACGACCTGTTTGGTGACGAAGTGCCGGTTAGCTCCACCAAACCCATGACCGGTCATACTCTGGGCGCGGCGGGGGCGATTGAAACCGCCATCCTGTTTTTGGCCCTGACTGATGTGGCAAACGGTGCCACCCTACCCCTGCATGTGTGGGATGGCGCACGCGATGAAAACCTGCCGGATATCAAACTGGTAAATGCCGGTAACAACCACCTGCCACCCGCCAGCCGGTGTGCGATGCTGAGCAATTCCTTTGCCTTTGGCGGCAGCAACGCGGCCGTTATTCTGGCGACAGGCTGGGGTGATCCAAATTTCGCGCCAGACAGTATCAGCCTAAGCTGATAAACAAATGCCCGTAGCACCAAAGCCAAAACGTCACACGCCCAAATCAAAAACAAGGCCACCCCATGCCCCACCGGCACAACCTGCAAAACAAGCCCCACACCAGCGATGCCTGCCCGCAGGATCATGCCAATGATTGCGGCCCTGATACGGGTATCGGGGCGGATAGCCAATTGCCTGCCGGGGCGACAAAGGATGGCGCCACACACAGCGACACGGCCTTTCCCCCCGTCGAAACGCTCGTCCCCCATGCCCGGCCCATGTTGCTGATTGACCGCATCATTGCCGCAGATGATTTGAGCATGCAGGCTGATGTCACCATTCATGGGCAAAGCCTGTTTTGCAGCGATGATTATGGTGTGCCTGCCTATGTCGGGATTGAATATATCGCCCAGACCGTTTCCGCCTATAGCGGCTGGCGTGCGCTTCAGGCCAGCAAAACCGGCAACAGCCAGCCCAGGATCGGCTATTTGCTGGGAACGCGCAAAATGACCATGGCGAAATCCGGTTTCAAACCGGGTGACCATTTGATCATTAGCGTGGAAAACATCTTTGAAGACGGGGAAATGGGCGTGTTTGAAGGAACCGTGCGCCGCAACCAAGAGGTGATTGTCAGCGCGCGCGTAAACGTGTATCAGCCAGAAATACAAAACACGCCAAAATCGTAACGTAAAATCATGGTCCGATGACAGACACCATTCTGGTAACAGGTGCCAGCAAAGGCATTGGCGCCGCAACGGCCCGCCGTCTGGCCCGCGATGGCTTTGACATTATCGTGCATTATCATTCCGACCAAGCCGGGGCCGATGCGGTTTGCGCCGATATTGCCGCCCTTGGCCGAAATGCCCGTACCCTCCAGTTCGACATTGCCCATCGCGACCAGACCCGCACCGCGATCGAAACCGACATTGCCGCACATGGCGCGCCCTATGGCGTGGTTTTAAATGCCGGACTAACCCGCGACGGTGCCTTTCCCGCATTGGAAGATGATGAATGGGATACGGTGATCAACACCAATCTGGGCGGGTTTTACAATGTGGTCAAACCGCTGGTGATGCCCATGGTTCAGCGCCGCAAACCGGGGCGTATTGTTGCCCTGACATCGATTGCCGGGATTGCCGGTAATCGCGGGCAGGTAAATTATGCGGCCTCCAAGGCCGGTATTATTGGCGCAGTCAAATCGCTGGCGCTGGAACTGGCGAAACGCAATATCACGGTTAATGCCGTGGCACCGGGCATTATCGAAACCCAAATGACGGCTGACCTGCCCGAAACCGAATTGCGCGCCATGATCCCGCTGCGCCGGTTTGGCAAAACCGACGAAATCGCCGCTACCATTGCCTTTTTATGCAGCACGGATGCTGCCTATATCACCCGTCAGGTCATTAGCGTAAATGGCGGCATGTTATGAGCCTGCATTACCCCCGCCGCGTGGTGGTTACCGGCATGTCGGGTGTTACCGCCCTTGGCAATGACTGGCACAGCATCCGCACCCGGATGGAAAACGGCGAAACCGGCATTTGCCGCATGGATGACTGGGACGGTAAATATGACCTTCGCACCCGCCTGGCAGCCCCGGTGCAGAATTTTTCGCTGGCGGGGAAGTTTGGCCGCAAACAGCTGCGCAGCATGGGCCGGGTTGCGCAAATGGCCCTTGCCGCCACCGAAAACGCCCTGATTGATGCGGGCCTGCGCGATGATACCGCCATTTTGCGGGGTGGTCGGCTGGGTATTTCCTATGGGTCGTCCTTTGGCAGCACGCCACCGGTTCTGGGTTTTACCCAGCTTTTTGAAACCGGGTCATCAAACGGCATTACCGCAACCAGCTATATCCAGATGATGAGCCATACTGCGGCGGTTAATATTGGTGTGCTGTATGGCATTTGCGGGCGGGTTATTCCCACATCAACGGCCTGCACATCGGGCAGCATGGGCATTGGTTATGCCTATGAAGCCATCAAATATGGCATGCAGGATGTGATGATTGCTGGCGGGGCCGAGGAACTGTGCCCGACCATGGTGGCGGTGTTTGACACCCTGTTTGCCACCAGCACCACGAATGACGATGCCAGCCACACCCCGCGCCCCTATGACGCACGGCGCGACGGGCTGGTGATTGGCGAAGGGGCTGGCACCCTGATTTTGGAAGAATATGAACATGCGCGCGCCCGCGGGGCGACGATTTATGCCGAAATCGCCGGTTTTGCTACCAATTCGGACGGGGCGCACGTTACCCAGCCCGCTGCCGACAAAATGCAAATCGCCCTGCAGGGTGCCCTTGATGATGCCGGGTTAAGGGCGGCCGATATCGACCTTGTCAATGGACATGGCACCGCAACCGACCATGGCGATCTGGCGGAAACCCTGGCGACACGGGCGGTTTTCAACCGCGATATACCGCTTCATACCCTAAAGGGGCATTTTGGCCATTCGCTGGGCGCGTGCGGTGCGATTGAGGCCTGGCTCGGCATTGAAATGATGCGTGAAAACCGCTTTGTCGCCACTGCCAACCTTGAACAGGTGGACCCGCAATGTGCGGAGCTTGACTATATCAGTGGGGATGCGCGGCACATTAATGCCACCCATTTCATGTCCAACAATTTTGCCTTTGGCGGCATCAATACATCGCTGATTTTCAGGAATGCCAACGCCATTGCCTGATGGCACGCTCATAAAAAAACGGGCAGCGCATTTTCATCCGCTGCCCGTTTTGCGTTTTATGAAACGCCGATCAGAACTGGTAAACCAGCCCCAGACCGACGCCATAAATCACATCATCCTCGATGATCGAGCTGTCCTTGTATTCATCGGGCAGGAAGGTTGCGCTGGCATTGGCGCGCACGATCATTTGCTGGGTCAGTTGATAGGCCACCGACGCATCAAGATGCGGCAAAAAGGCGCTGTCGGCTGAATAGGCCGCACGATCAGCACGGGCTTCGCCCGGTTCCACCCCGACATAATAATTGTTCAGGCCGGAATCACGCCACATCACACCGCCGCCAACATCATAGTGGAACCGCCCGGTCTGGAACGGGATTTTGTAGGTGGCATCGGCCTGCTGGCCTTCATGCTCACCACTGACATCGTGCAGATATTCGATATGCGCCTCGCCGGGGCCGATTTCCCGGTCATAGGCCACACCGGTTTCAAAGGCCCAGTCACGATCATGCAAACCGCGAAGATACGGGCTGTCATCATCGTCAAACGGCTTCATGCGCACATTACCCAGGATGGAAACGCTGCCCCAGTTGCCCTGAACAATTTTCGCCTTGATACCATCAATGCCGACATGCAGGCGTTCGCTGTCAAAGGCGATCCATGGCAGGCCGCCAAGGTCATAATTATCCGCGCCGCGATAGGGCGAAGATTCCACATTGCCAACGGCCCCCAGCTGAAAGCGGCCTTTCAGCCACTGGTCACGATAGGAAGCATTGCTGGCCGTGCCGCTGTTATCTGCCGACATGCCCATGTCATTGCTGTTGCCCGCCGTGCCATTCTGGTGCGACATGGTGTTGGTCGCGTCATTATGGTCAACCGAAACAGGATCGGGGCCGGGCTGGTAAACAGGCGCATCGTCTGCCTGTGCAACAGCAGGCAGGGTCACCGTTGCCAGGCAAACGGGCAACAGGCAATAACGTAAATGATGCAGTCTCATGTCCTAACGAAATCTCCGTCATTGGTTTGAAATGATCGGCCTTAAAAGGTGTTCTTTTTGTTAGTGCCTCAATCATCAAACCAATTTGCCTGTTTTATGGCAGTCTGGCGTCCTTCGGGGCAAGTTCGGACGACCAAAACGTCCTATTGCGCATTAGGACGTCCCATTTTCCTTTCGTCTCAGACTGCTAGGCGTTTCTCCGGTGATTTTTTTAAATGCCAGATTGAATGTCGATTTCGAATTGAAACCAACCTCCAGCGCCACATCAAGGATGGGCCGGTCCGGTTCGCGCAGCAAAAGCCGCCGTGCTTCGGCCACGCGCGCACTGTTTACGAAATCAAAAAAGTTCTGCCCGACATGGTGGTTCAACACATAGGAAAGCTGGTTGGGCGATATGCCCACCGCACGCGCCAGCTTGGGCAATGATATCATCGGGTCATGGAGCAATTCGCCCTGACTGTGAATAACCTGCAAACGGCGGGTGGCACGTTCAACATCATCATCATCGAGCAATGGCCGGGGCAACGCATCGCCCGCCATGCTGGCAACACCCGGTGCGCCGGGGCCTTTGACAGCCGCCATCATGGCGGCATCGGATGATGAACCAGACGCAGTACCGGTAACACCAGCAGTCACAGCACCTGCCCCAACAGGCGTACCAACACCATTGGCACCCGGTCCCGCCCCCAGAGGTAAAACCTGCTCAGCACCCGGTCGGCCCAAAACGCCCGGTGCGC
The window above is part of the Thalassospira marina genome. Proteins encoded here:
- a CDS encoding NAD(P)/FAD-dependent oxidoreductase encodes the protein MDHYDIAIIGAGPAGAVAAKFLHDAGLSVIVLEATHFPRFVIGESLLPFCMNVLEKCGLADTVTANAANQAFQYKNGAAFARGDQHCSIDFHDRFESDGWSTTFQVKRDAFDKTLIDAVIHAGVTVKFGHRVVAANLDEGDCTLGWQDDNGNAGHIHVGFVVDASGYGRVIPKLLGQANIATMQPRRALFTHIRDNITAPDYDRDKILITVHPEKHDIWYWLIPFADGTSSLGVVYPLDETAPPTGDVNSTENDAALFDRLLGDTALGPLLANASHTRPLAAIASYSTGTERLYGDGYVLLGNSAGFLDPVFSSGVTIALYSAELAANALIARQKGNDPDWENSFAKPLSAGIATFKSYVDAWYDGRLQQIIFNQPDRDLQLKRMVVSILAGYAWNMENPLVAKTDRYLNLLHELSL
- a CDS encoding acyl-CoA thioesterase, with product MISASVTETIQFYHLDPMNVVWHGNYVQFFEQARCALLDLIDYNYPQMDASGYVWPVVDMRVKYVRPCRFGQKIQITATLIEYENRLKISYLITDAQTGEKLTKGFTIQVAVEKASGEMLFRSPDFLIDKLETMN
- a CDS encoding MMPL family transporter, which encodes MTGRHATAWIICLVMAAAWCAWQIGGGHTRIDADFISLIGQENPDDGDKFDDIDNVRHVLSQDSRRAIFMVSAPTRDRAINGATDLAGRLSWINGTEKVTTPDDQAGRLPELLAFFQPHAAALLSPQDRKNLEDGQGGKIYRRALQNIYSPTSTVNARSLKQDPFSLLPQYLGTMAGYLGEGGGVVENDGRYYVPVIASLDPRLAGSDRDAQWVADANRAADSLDKAADIDVMRTGQVFFAAAEATHAKTDVQRIALLATSGIVFMVGLVFFSWGPLLAALITVGSGILAGITAVTIIFGTVHAIALVFGASLIGIAVDYALHYVSIDPARGSARQRLRLILPGLTLGLITSVVGFAALSISPTLLLTQIAIYSVAGLIAAYLTVIFLLPFLPVQPVRNYLPIRRSVAALRYAQYRITPPTWGRLSLVVVILAGFAGSSLFITSNDSIRSLGHGNASLIAQTKTIRDVMGLGASPMFLRIDGKNAETRLQTEENLRKKLSPLLASGALDGMVSLADIIPSQKRQAENIALVNNQLYAPYAAQLAQNVPVTITPPNQDNTPYLLPDDASLRVLPELANQQSGDGDLVRLRGVQDVAALKSALADMENVHLIDPASAISDLFGRYRHWAYLALGVAMFAALVLAVFRYGLRDGICVFGAPAGAVLCALAGSFALDVPHNFFTTMALFLVFAIGADYVLFLAESRHSTHDEDTSLAVLLSLISSVLAFGLLATSSVPLVSDIGIVIAIGLLAAWILAPVMAGRRSMNPAGYPPLGIAGSTPQRGDMIDDMDDIDEMDDMDDGGAFDGQSNSQNRNNPNRGPHNGSL
- a CDS encoding LolA family protein — its product is MTLARFVRSLLLAGFIGTCAIVPVAASARPGAVALEKGQYLAGDFTLNRHLAGFDGGLESTGEFTLVPGSGLIWQTTNPFPGTTILGPAGITNIDAEGEKSQVAAGNAQFGVFVDLISSVLEGNWAALENRFHVEFSKPDQSPWQVRLTPFGESAIGGQITDIIATGTNFVEQVRLNKPGGDFDDITLARQQAKSLPLPADKASLLPGTGTK
- a CDS encoding beta-ketoacyl-ACP synthase: MHAMGMVSALGMTANEARQTLAGNRKANMVASDAFLPDRTVTVGMIPQEPAALPAHLHHHDTRNNRLLWAATEQIADCIAETITRFGRTRIAVILGTSTSGIDEGTQSYREYLHKGALPEDFTYSGQEIGAPADFLREALDLGGPAYVISTACSSSAKVFSAGQRLLRAGICDAVLVGGVDSLCSLTIAGFAALQSVADGLCRPMSANRDGINIGEGAAIFMMRRDAADIALMGVGETSDAHHPNAPHPKGTGARAAMQAAMKQAGMTPADIAYLNMHGTATPLNDSMESLAIHDLFGDEVPVSSTKPMTGHTLGAAGAIETAILFLALTDVANGATLPLHVWDGARDENLPDIKLVNAGNNHLPPASRCAMLSNSFAFGGSNAAVILATGWGDPNFAPDSISLS
- the fabG gene encoding 3-oxoacyl-ACP reductase FabG, which encodes MTDTILVTGASKGIGAATARRLARDGFDIIVHYHSDQAGADAVCADIAALGRNARTLQFDIAHRDQTRTAIETDIAAHGAPYGVVLNAGLTRDGAFPALEDDEWDTVINTNLGGFYNVVKPLVMPMVQRRKPGRIVALTSIAGIAGNRGQVNYAASKAGIIGAVKSLALELAKRNITVNAVAPGIIETQMTADLPETELRAMIPLRRFGKTDEIAATIAFLCSTDAAYITRQVISVNGGML
- a CDS encoding HAL/PAL/TAL family ammonia-lyase, yielding MTNNNKTPSTVTFGNNRLSIEDVVALAEGRAKAALSDDADFRQRIAKGVDFLDRELRDHGHIYGVTTGYGDSVLRRVPPHLVDELPLHLSRFHGCGLGAELSVPASRAVLAVRLASLCSGYSGVSIELLELLNAFFAHDITPIIPEEGSVGASGDLTPLSYIAAALVGEREVMMGGERLPADAALQKAGLQPLTLRPKEALAIMNGTSVMTALMCQAFMRAQYLCQISTRITALATIALHGNPAHFDARLFAAKPHPGQARIAANIASDLAMLGDGYQPARLQDRYSIRCAPHVIGVLADMMPTFRTTLETELNSANDNPLIDIEDETILHGGHFYGGHVAFVADGMKTLIANIADLMDRQMALLVDTKFNHGLPSNLSGSSTDRASINHGLKAVQIGVSAWTAEALKNTMPASVFSRSTECHNQDKVSMGTIAARDCLRVLQLTEQVAAALLITVRQAMVLRLEQGSITRDQLGDDIAAFLDDLGRDIAFIDEDRPLEGTLRHLVARIGARHWPLYSEGSAEK
- a CDS encoding 3-hydroxydecanoyl-ACP dehydratase, with amino-acid sequence MPHRHNLQNKPHTSDACPQDHANDCGPDTGIGADSQLPAGATKDGATHSDTAFPPVETLVPHARPMLLIDRIIAADDLSMQADVTIHGQSLFCSDDYGVPAYVGIEYIAQTVSAYSGWRALQASKTGNSQPRIGYLLGTRKMTMAKSGFKPGDHLIISVENIFEDGEMGVFEGTVRRNQEVIVSARVNVYQPEIQNTPKS
- a CDS encoding DUF3261 domain-containing protein; amino-acid sequence: MKFGPAFIIATSLFTAACSAPMELPFDMGTIDFSNSQQKEHAKQHEAALNAADPDHIVALNGDNNALFVLPEIPWPLDANRVDVMQKVYATWQNGRSADFQARIGLEPGHVRIVMLDQMGRRAMQVNWSRTELTFQRADWMPAGFDPARMLADIMMVYWPTEMVRDALPANMMLVSNPDNREIAIIDEDGKSTPYSTVTYPAKDRWVGSASLDNLRDGYQLEINSSRIGTQ